GCGTCGAGGCCGGCCACTTCACCGCCGACATGACCAGCACCCTGGTCACCATGCCGCTGATGGGTGTGTTCGACCTCGCGGCGGGCCGCACGGTGGTGGTGCCGAGGATGAACATGGGCCGCGTCGGCGCCGCCGACCCGGTTGTGCTCACCGACGCGATCCGTCGCTTCGGGGTGAACGCCATGTTCGCCTCGCCCGCCCTGCTGGGACCGCTCTCGGCCCATCTGGCGGAAACCGGCGCCCGGGTGCCGTCCCTGCGTCTGATCGTCTCCGGTGGAGCCCCGGTGAGTCCCGGGCTGATGAGCGCGCTGCGCGCCGTACTGCCCCACGACGCGGACGTGTTCAGCACCTACGGGTCGACCGAGGCGCTGCCGATGGCGCTGGTCGAGAGCAGGGAGGCACTGGCCGGACCCGCGGACGGCCCGGCCGCCGCCCTCGGTGTCTGCGTGGGGCGGCCCGCACCCGGCGCGACGGTCCGCACCATCGAGGTCAGCGACGGTCCGGTTCCCTTCTGGACGCCCGGGCTTCCCGTCGCCGAAGGCGAGATCGGCGAGATCGTGGTCAGCGGCCAGGCGGTCAGCCCGCGCTACTTCCGCTCCCCCGGGGCCGATGCCGCGCACAAGATCCAGGACGGCGGGCGTCGCTGGCACCGCACCGGTGACGTCGGATGGATCGACGGCGAGGGCCGCATCTGGTTCTGCGGACGCAAGAGCCACCGGGTCCGCACGGCCAACGGCGACCTGCACACCGTGCGCTGCGAAGGGGTCTTCAACGCCCACCCGCAGGTCAGACGCACAGCGCTGGTGGGCTTCGGCCCGCACGGCGAGCAGCGGCCCGTACTGTGCGTGGAGCTCGAAGCGGACGCGGGTCCGGGGCACTGGCCGCGGATCGAGCGCGAGTTGCGCGCTCTGGGCGCCGGCAACCCGGTGACCAAGGGGATCGACGACTTCCTGCCGCACCCCGCCTTCCCCGTGGACATCCGCCACAACGCCAAGATCCGCCGGGAGCTGCTGGCCGGCTGGGCCGAGGACCGGCTCACCGGCAGTCGCCGCCCGGCCGCCGCGGACCGGGCGCTGCGCGCCGTCCCGCTGCTCGGCTGGGCCTATCTGGCCGCCTGGCCGCTGCTGCCCTGGGACCACGTGGCACTGACCGCGTTGTGGTGGATCGACGCCTTTCTGAGCGTCGTCGTCCATGCGCTCCAGATACCGTCCGCCCTGCGCATGGAGCAGGAGCTGGCCACCGGGCGAAGGCCCTGGGCGACGGCCGCGCTGACGATGCTGTTCGGTGCGACCTGGTGGCGCCGGCGCGGCGGCCGGCCGAAGGGGGCGGCCGCGTGAAGGTACTGGTGACGGGCGCGTCGGGGTTCCTGGGCAGCCACATCGTCGACGCCTGCCTGCGCGCGGGAGACACGGTGCGGGTCCTCGTCCGCGAGGAGAGCGACCTCGGCCATCTGCGCACCGTCGCGGGCGTCGAGTTCGCGTACGGGGATCTGCGTGACACCGCGTCCCTGCGAAGGGCGACGGCAGGCGTCGACGTCGTGCACCACAGCGCGGCCCGGGTCACCGACCGCGGCACCCGCGCCCAGTTCCGGGACGAGAACGTCCGGGGCACCGAACGCCTGATGGCGGCGGCCCGGCGGGCCGGGGCACGGCGCTTCGTGTTCATCAGCAGCCCCAGCGCGCTGATGGGCGTCCGCGGCGGAGACCAGCTCGGCATCGACGAGAGCGAGCCCTACCCCGCACGCCACCTCAACCTCTACTCGGAGACCAAGGCCGAAGCGGAGCGCCTGGTCCTGGCCGCGGACCGCAGGGAGTTCACCACCGTCGCACTGCGCCCGCGGGCCGTGTGGGGCCCGCGCGACACTTCCGGTTTCATGCCCCGGCTGATCGCGAAGATGATGACGGGACGTCTGCCCGACCTCTCCGGCGGCAGGCCGGTGTACGCCTCGCTGTGCTACTGCGAGAACGCCGCCGACGCCTGTGTACGGGCGGCGCGTGCCGACGGGGTCGGCGGCCGGGCGTACTTCATCGCCGACCGGGAGCCGGTGGAGGTGTGGAGCATGCTCGCCGTCCTCGCCGGAAGGTTCGGGGGCAAGCCCCCCACCCGGCAGGTCTCCCTCGGTCTGCTGCGGGCGCTCGCCGCCACGGCGGACACGCTCTGGAAGCTGCCGCCGCTGGCCAGGCACTCCTCCCCGCCGCTCTCCCGGTACACGCTGGCCCTGCTGACGCGTTCGGCGACGTACGACACGTCGGCCGCACGGCGGGACCTGGCCCCGCCGCCGGTCGCCCACGACGTGGGGATGGCCCGGCTCGAGGCCTGGATCGACGGCATCGGCGGCGTCAACGAGTACATCAGGAAGGTGCGGTAGTCATGAGCAGGCAGCACGCCGCGGTGAGCGGCGGTGCCGGTACCGGGTCCCTTGGCCGGGCGGTCTTCCGCCGCCCCGTCTCCCCCACCGAGTGGTCCTACCTTGCCGCCGCCCGGCTGGGCGGCGAACTGCTGGTGCTGCAGCTGGTGGTCGAGGGCACCGGGCCGATCGACGCCCTGGCCCTCGGCCGTGCCGTGGCCGAGGCCTCGGCGTCATGCCCCGGCTCGCGGCTGGTGCGCCGCGGCAGGATGTGGGCCGACAGCGGAACTCCGCCACGGGTCGTGGTCGCCGAAGGAACGCCGCTGGACCGCACCGCGCTCACGGGAGCGCCGGAGCTCGTCGCGCCGCTCGCCCACGCGGAGGGCCGCCCGGCCTGCGAAGTGCTGCTGCTCACCGGCGAACCCGGCACCGTGGTCTTCAGGGCGTCCCACGCCGTGATGGACCTCAAGGGCGTGTCGGTCTGGGCCGCGGAGGTGTTCCGGGCCCTGCGGGGTGAACCCCCGCGGGGCGCCGCGGACCCGCTGACCGACCACGCGCTCCTGGACGCGGTGGGCAGGACCGGGCAGCGGCCCCGACTCGGGCTCGACCGGCGCTCACCGCTCGGCGGCCGGCCCGGCAGCGGTGCGGTGTGGCGGCGGCGTACGGTGCCGGGCCGCCATCCGGCGCTGGCCGCCAAGGTGGCGGCCGCGGTCGCGGAGGGCGTACCCGGCCCGGCGGCCCGGATCATGGTGCCCGTGGACCTGCGGCGTCACGCCCCGGGTGTGTCGTCGACGGCCAATCTGGCCCTGCCGGTCTTCCTGGACGTCCCGTCCGGCCAGAGCGCGAACGCCGTGCAGCGGCGGCTGCTGGGCGCGCTGGCCTCCCGGCGGGAACTGGCGGGCGGCGCGGAATCGGCCCTGGCGCGCCTTCCGCTTCCCGCGGCGGCGGCCCTGCTGGGCGCGTCACGCGCCGCCACCCGGGCACGGCACCGGTACCCGGCATCGGCCATCGTGTCGAACGCCGGCCGACTGACGCCGGCCGACTTCCAGGCCGGGGGGTTCACCGCGAGGACCGTGTACGCCCTGCCCGTGCACGCTCCCCTGGTACCGGTCAGCATCGCGCTGCTGGAACTGCCCGAGCACATCGAGCTGGTGGTCTCCGCCCGTGGGGCCGCTGACGTCGGCGAGCGCTGCGAGGCCCTGCTGGATCGCATCGGCTCCGCGCTGGGCGCGGACGCGCCGGCCTCGTGCCCGCCGCCCCCGGCGGCGCCGCGGGAGCCCGGCGCCGCCGAGCTGCTGCTCGCGCCCGGGCCCGGCGGCCTTCCCTCACTGGACGACTCGGTGGTGCAGCAGTTCCGGGCGCAGGTCGCCCGCCGGCCGGACGCGCCCGCGGTGCTCGGCGACGGCCTGCGGTGGTCGTACGCGGAACTGGACCGCCGCTCCGACGCCGTCGCGGCCGCACTGCTCGCCCGCGGCGTCCGGCGCGGCGAGGTCGTCGGGGTCCTGGCGGACCGTTCGGCGCTGGGCCTGGCCGGGGTCTGGGGCGTACTGAAGGCGGGCGCCGCCTTCCTGCCCGTCGACGTACGCAATCCGGCGCGGCGGGTCGAGGAACTGCTGTGCGACGCGGAAGCCCGCATCTGCCTGGCGGAGAGGGCCTGGTGCGACCGGGCTCAGGGCAGCGGTTGCACGACGCTCCTCCTCGAGCACGTCGCGGGCGACGGAGCGACCGCCGACGAGCGCGGCCGCGCGGCCCTCGCCGCCGCCGCTCCGGGCCCCGACGATCTGGCGTACGTCATCTACACCTCGGGCTCCACCGGCAGGCCCAAGGGCGTCCAGATCGAGCACCGCAGCCTGACCAACGTCGTCGGGTGGATCGCCCCCTTCATGCGCTGCGACGAGGAGACCCGGGCCGCGTACTCCTTCTCCCCCGGATTCGACCTCTCGGTCATGCAGATCTTCGCGCCCCTCGTGCACGGCGGTGCCGTCGTGCCGGTGCCCGGTGAGCTCGACCACGTCAAGCTGCGCGAGTTGTTCTCCGGACGCCTGGCCAACACCCTCGGGATGACGCCGACCCATCTCGATCTCGCGTGGCGCCTCGGAGTCCGCGCCACGCACATCCGCGCGCTCCAGTCCGGCGGCGAGAACCTCACCACGGCGACCAGCGACCGGGCACGCGCGTCCTTCGGGCCCGACTGCCTCTTCGTGAACGTCTACGGCCCCACCGAGGCCACGGTGGCCTGCACCGTCGCCGTCGTCGGCGACGGCGACGGCACCGGGCGCCCGTCCGCACCGATCGGAGTGCCGGTGCACCGCACGTCGCTGGCCGTACTCGACGAGCGGGGCCAGGAAGTCCCGGACGGCGAGCCGGGTGAACTCCACGTGACGGGAGTGCAGTTGGCCCGCGGCTACCTCGGCCGCCCCGACCTGACGGCCGAACGCTTCGTGTACCTCCCGGACGGCCGGCGCGCCTACCGCACGGGTGACCTGGTGCTCCGCCTGCCCGACGGGCAACTGGAGTACGCCGGACGGATCGACTCCCAGGTGAAGATCCGCGGTCACCGTGTCGAGCCGGGCGAGGTCGAGGCCGCGCTCACCGCTCTGCCGGACATCGCGCAGGCCGCGGTGGTCGCCCGCCGCAGGAACGACACCGGCGCGCAGGCGCTGTGCGCTTTCGTGGTGCCGGTCCGCGGCTCCGCCGTCTTCGACGAGGCGGCCGTACGGGCGGATCTCGGGCGCTCGCTGCCGTCCCACCTGGTGCCGACGGTGGTGTGTACGGTCACCCGGCTGCCGGAGACGACCAGCGGCAAGACCGACCGCGGCGCGCTGCCGAACCCCTTCGACGGAGCACCCGCACCCACGGAGGCGCCCGACGTGCCGGACCCCGCCACCGGACCGCGTCCCGAGGGGGCGGCAGACGAGCCGGACCCCGGTGTGGCCGCGGTGACGGCCGGGATCTGGGCCCGTGTCCTGCGCTGCGATGCCGCGGACCTCGATGCCTCGTCCGACTTCCACGCGCTGGGCGGCGACTCGCTCCTCGTCCTGGAGATGCTGGCAGCGCTGGGCCGGGAGCTGCCGGGGAGGGACGCGGAGCAGCGGTTCCTGACCCGGCTCGGCCCTCTGAGCGACACCCTGACGCTCGGCCGGGTGGTCGAGGCCGTCGAGGCGCTGCGGAGCGAGTCGTGATCTTCGTCGGAGAGGGCGCCCTCCTGTGGCGCGCCGTTCGGCACACCCTCGACAGCGGCCTGCCCGTGGACCTGGTCTGCGGTCCTCCCCCGGCCGTGAACGCCGCCCGGCCCGATGTCCCCTTCCGTGCCGCCACGGACGTCAACTCCGTGGCGGCCGAACTGGTCGCCGCCAGCACGGACGGCGTCGTCTGGTCGCTGAACAACCGGATGATCTTCCGTGCGCCGGTGCTGTCCAGCGGGCTGCGCGTCCTCAACGTCCACCACGGTCCGCTGCCCGCCTACCGGGGGCTGCCGGCAGTGGCCCTGGTCTACGCGATGCTGCGTGGCGAGCGGGAGTTCGCCGCGACCCTCCACCAGGTGGACGCGGGAATCGACACCGGGCCCGTGCTGGCCGCCGACCGCTATCCGATCGGGCCCGACGAGCCGTTCCACACGGTTCTGCGCCGCGGGCTGCAGATCTGCCATGGGCTCTTCGAGCGATGCCTGCCGCTGGTGGCGGCCGACCCCGCCTGGAACGGCGGGCCGGACCGGCCCGGCGGCGCCGGCCCCGGTGGCTACTTCGGCCGCAGGGAACTGGCCCGTCTACCGCGGTACCGGGACCACCCCAACTTCGGCCGGGCCACCGACCTGGGCTTCCTGGCGGGCTACCTCCCGGAGCTCGCCGCGGTCCTGGGATGAGGCGACCCCGGGTCGTGCGCGAGGACATGGTGCGGCGTCCGCGCCCTCGAAACGATCGGCTGGGGGGCGTCACCCGGTGAGGCCGTACCCGCGGCAGCGGCCGGCCGCCGTCCGCAACGGCCCTTTCCGGCCAACCTCGCAGCGTTTTCGGCGCTGCGGAACCGAGCGCCCGGTCCGTTCCTCTCACCACGCGGGCAGCCGGCCGTCGTACGTCGTCGAGCCGTGTCGCCCGCTGTCTGCTTCCCACAGCATCCCGGAGGACGAGGGAACGATGACCACCACGCGCACCACCCGGCTGCGGCGTCCGCTGATCGCGGGCACCACGGCCATCGCCGCCATCGCCGCCGTGACCGTGACGGCAGGATTCGCGGCCACCGCATCGGATTCGGCGAAGGCCGCGGCGGCCGGGCCCGACCTGCGGCTCATCGCGGCGAGCAGCTCGATCACGCTCACCTCCTGGAAGGAGGACCCGGGCGTCTACCTGGATCTCGGAACCTACCTCACCGCGGAGGGGACTCCGCTGGAGCTGAAGGTGACCCGGAAGTCCTACCGGGACCCGGTGACCATCACCCAGACCGTCTACGAGGGCGGCAAGGCCAGGGCGAAGGCACTGCCCAACGGCACCGTGAAGGACTTCTCCGGGCTGCCGGGCTTCGCGGAGATCACGGTCACCGACAAGGCCGGCAAGCAGGTCCTCAGACGTGCCGAGAGCTTCTGCCCGAACAACGCCAGTGGGCGCGTGCGGCCCGACGCGCCCGCCACCTCGAAGTATCCGGAGAGCTGCCCCACCAACCCCTTCACCCTCGGTTCCGTGTGGGGCGTGGAGAAGGGCTGGGCCGCCAACACGTACGCGGGGTCGTACACCAGGCCGGTCGAGCTGGCCGCCGGTACCTACACCGCCAAGGTCTCGGTCGCCAAGAAGTACCGTGACCTGTTCGGCATCGCGAACAGGCCCGCCACGGTGAAGGTGACCGTGCAGGAGCGCAGCTTCGAGGACGGCCGGGGCGCCGCGGCCCGGACGGCCGGCTCCGGTGAGCACGCCGGACACGGCGCCGCCCACCCGGCGCCGTCGGCAGCCGGCGCCGCCCACGCCGGCCACGGGCCGGGGCACGCCCCGACGCCCGCCCAGGCCGCCGCCGCGGTGACGAGCGGCGCCGGGCCCTCGTACAACGTCGGTCACGGGCCGCTGAAGGCCGCGCCTCCCGCTCTGCCGTGGGCGCTGAAGAAGCAGCAGACGGCACGTTCGGCCAGGGTCGGCGACACCGAAGGCCAGACCGACGGCTCGCGCAAGGCACCGGCCCTGGGGCCGCTGGCCAAGCGGCCCGCCGGCAAGCCCTCCGTCCCGAACGTCCCCAAGCCGGACCTGCGGTCGCTGCCGGCCTACGGCATCACCATCAGCGACGGCGGAGAGGACGTCCCCGGCAAGGACTACCTGGCCTTCAGCGCCAATGTCTGGAACGCCGGCCCGGCGCAGCTCGTGGTGGACGGATTCCGCTCGCCCGGCAAGGCCACGATGGACGCCTACCAGTACTTCTACGACGCCAAGGGCAAGCAGGTCGGCTACACCCCGACCGGCACCATGGAGTGGGACCCGCGGCCGGGCCACATGCACTGGCACTTCACCGACTTCGCCAGCTACCGGCTGCTGAAGGCGGACAAGAAGGAGACCGTGCGCAGCGGCAAGGAGGCCTTCTGCCTGGCCAACACCGACGCGGTCGACTACACGGTGAAGAACGCCAACTGGCACCCGTTCAACACCGATCTGGCCACCGCGTGCGGCCAGGAGAACTCGATCTCCGTCCGGGAGGTGCTGGACGTCGGCTCCGGTGACACCTACACCCAGGATCTGCCCGGTCAGTCCTTCGACATCACCAGCCTGCCCAACGGCACGTACTACATCCAGGTGCTGGCGAACCCGGAGAACCGGCTGAAGGAGACCAGTACCGCCAACAACAGCGCGCTGCGGAAGGTCGTCCTCGGCGGCAAGCCGGGCAAGCGGACGGTGACGGTGCCGGCGCACGAGCTGGTGAACGCCAACTGACGCGTACGTCCGCACCATCACGGCCGCCCGTGGCGCCACCGCAAGTGATCCCACGGCGGCCGTGATCCACCGGCGCCCGCACCGTCACAGCATCACATGCTTGACCTGGGTGTAGTCGAGCAGTCCGGCGAGGGACAGATCGCTGCCGTAGCCCGAGTGCTTGACACCGCCGTGCGGCATCTCCGACACGGTGGTGCCGTGGGTGTTGACCCACACGATCCCCGTGTGGAGCGCACGCGTCGCCCGCATGGCCCGGTCGTGGTCGGTGGTCCAGACACCGGCGGCGAGTCCGAGCCGTACCCCGTTGGCGAGCCGGAACGCCTCGGTCTCGTCGGCGAAGGGCTGCACCGTGACGACCGGGCCGAACACCTCCTGCTGGACGATCTCGTCGTCCTGCTGGACTCCGGTGACGACGGTGGCCTCGTGGTAGTAGCCGGGGCGCGGGGCCCGCGCGCCTCCGGCGACGATCTCCGCGCGGGCCGGCAGCCGCTCCAGCAGCCCTTCGACCGAGGCGAGTTGGGCGGCGTTGTTGAGGGGGCCGAAGTCGGCCGCCGGGCGCCGCTTCTCCGCCTGCGCCGCGAACGCGGTGAGGAAGGCGTCGTGGACGGCGGTGTGCACCAGGATGCGGGTGGGGGCGGTGCAGTCCTGGCCCGCGTTGTAGTACGCGACGGCGGCGAGTTCCGCGGCGGTGGTCTCGATGTCGGCGTCGTGGTGGACGATGACGGGGGCGTTGCCGCCGAGTTCCAGGTGGACGCGCTTGAGGTCGGCGGCCGCCGCCGCGGCTATCTCCCGGCCGGCGCGGACGCTGCCGGTGACGGCGACCATCCGGACGGCGGGCTGGTGGACGAGCGCGCGGCCGGTGTCGCGGTCGCCGCAGACCACGTTGAGGACGCCGGGCGGCAGATGCTCGGCGGCGAGGCCGGCGAGCAGGGCGGACGACGAAGGCGTGGTGTCGGCGGGTTTGAGGACGACGGTGTTCCCGGCGGCGATCGCGGGGGCGACCTTCCACACGGCCATCATCAGCGGGTAGTTCCACGGAGTGATCTGGGCGCAGACGCCGACGGGCTCGCGCCGGAGCAGCGAGGTGCGCCCCTCGGTGTACTCGCCGGCGGCGGATCCCGGCAGGTTCCGTGCGGCGCCGGCGAAGTAGCGGACGGTGTCGACGGCGGCGGGCAGTTCGTCGGCGCGGAAGAGGCCGGCGGGCTTTCCCGTGTCGCCCGTCTCGGCGGCCACGAGTGCGTCGGCGTGGTCCTCCATGGCCTCGGCGATGCGCAGCAGGGCACGCTGCCGCTGGGCCGGGGTGGTCAGCGACCAGCGGTCGTACGCTGCGGCCGCCGCGGCGCAGGCGGCGTCGGCGTCGGCGGTGCCGGACAGCGGTGCGGTGCCCCGGGTCAGGCCGCTGGTGGGGTCGACGAGCCGTGTCGCCGCACCGCACGCGGCGGGGACGTCCGCTCCCCCGATGTGGTTGAGGACGGTCACGCATGCGTCAGCCACGGCGCAGCGCCTCCTTCGCGGCCGCGCGGCCGGTGCGCACCGCGCCTTCCATGTAGCCGGCGACCCACTGGTCGGATCCGCAGACGTAGAAGGGCGGTTCGTGGGTGCCGTGCAGAGGGCCGACGGCCGTCACGTCACCGGGAAGCCACTGGGTGACGTATCCCCGGGTCCAGGGGTCGGTGCCCCACATCCGGATGTGGGTGCTCAGCGGGGTGCGGGCCTCCTCGCCGTAGAGGCGGGCGATGTCGGCGAGCAGTTCGCGGGTGCGCAGGGCGTCGGGCATGCCGAGGAGCACTCCGTAGCGTTCGGGGGGTACCAGGGCGGAGAGGACGCCCTCGTTCTGCGGCCAGGTGGAGCCCAGTACGCCCTCGCATTCGGAGAGGCCGCTGAGGCCGCTGTCGCGCCAGAAGGGCTTGTCGTAGGCGGCGGTGAACTTGGCGGCGACGGCCTGGCGCTGCCGGTGCAGCGAGGAGAGCCGCGCGTCGGAGACGCCGCTGACGGCGACCGCGCGCAGCGGGCCCACGGGCAGTGCGCAGACGACGGCGCCCGCGGTGAGCGTCTCGCCGCCGGCGAGCCGTACGGTGCAGCCGCCGGGGCGTACGGCGAGCCGGTCCACGGGCGCGCCGGTGCGGACACGGGGGCCGAGGTCCGCCGCCATGCGGAGGGCGACGGTGGCGGAACCCTCCGCGACCCGCAGTCCCTCCCAGTCCTCGTAGTCGTAGTGTTCGCGTGCGCCGGTGCCGGGGACGGCGGCGTGCTTGCGCAGGGCCGACAGCAGCGAGGTGCGCTCGTACGAGCCGCTGGCGAGGGCGAGTTGCCCGATCTCCCAGAGGCGGACGACGGCCGGACCCGCGCCTTCCATGCGGAGCCAGCCGGCGACCGACAGGGCGTCGAGGGCACCGGCTTCGGGGTGGGACCACGGGTCGTCGGGGTCGACGCCCTCGGCGAGGGCGGTGAAGGCGGCGGTGAGGCGCCGGTGACGGGCTTCGTCGCCGGGGCCGAACCAGTGGGGCGGATCGCCCGCGCAGACGCCTTCCGGGGTGGCCCTGGCCATGCGGCCGGGTTCGGCGACATAGCTGGGGACCAGGGTCAGTCCGAGTTCGGCGGCGAGTTCGCGGTAGGCGGTGTGGGCGCGGCCGACGACCTCTCCGCCGAGCTGGACGAGCCGGCCGTCGGGGAGTGCGGTCTGCTCGACGCGTCCGCCGACGCGGTCCCGGGCCTCCAGGACGAGCACGTCGGCGCCGCCGGCCGCCAGGTCCCGTGCGGCGGCGAGGCCGGCGAGGCCGGCGCCGAGCACGATGACGTCGTGGTTCATGGGCGTGGGTTCCTCCGCTGGATGGGGCGACGGCCGCTGCCGCGGGCCGCGTGGGGGCGGCTGGGGGCCGGGTGGGGGCGGCTGGGGTCAGTCCAGGACGAGGCAGTGTTCGGGCTTCCAGCCGACCTCGACGCGTTCTCCGCCGGCCCAGCGGTCCTCCATGCGCGAGCGGGCGGTGTTCTGCTCCAGTACGGAGAGCGTGATGCCGGGGGCGAGTTCGATGAGGTACGTGGTGGTGGCGCCCGAGTAGACGGTCTCGCGGACGACGCCGGTGGCCAGGACCATGCCCGGTTCGAAGTCGGACAGCCAGATCTTCTCGGGGCGCACGGAGAGGTGGACGCGGCTGCCGTCGGCGATGCCGGCCCGGGTGCCGACGGGCAGCGAAGGTCCCTCGTCGACGGCGATCCGGCCGGCGCGATAGGTGCCCGGGACCAGGTTGGAGGTGCCCATGAAGGACGCGACGAAGCTGCCGGACGGGCGCTCGTAGACGTCCTCGGGGGTTCCGCACTGCTCGACGTGTCCCTCGTTCATCACCGCGATCCGGTCGGACATGGTCAACGCCTCGTCCTGGTCGTGGGTGACGAAGACGAAGGTGATGCCGACCTCGCGCTGGATCTGCTTGAGCTCGACCTGCATCCGGCGGCGGAGCTTGAGGTCGAGGGCCGCGAGCGGCTCGTCGAGGAGCAGCACCTGCGGGCGGTTGACCAGGGCCCGGGCGAGGGCGACGCGCTGGCGCTGGCCGCCGGAGAGCGTCCGGGGTTTGCGGTCGCCGAGACCGCCGAGCTGCACCCGCTCCAGCATGGTGCCGACCCGCTCACGGATCTCGGCGCGTCCGACGCCCTTGCGCTTGAGGCCGAAGGCCACGTTGTCCGCGACCGAGAGATGGTCGAACAGGGCGTAGCTCTGGAAGACGGTGTTGACGTCGCGCTTGTTCGGCGGGAGGGCGGTGACGTCCTCTCCGCCGAGCAGGACGGTGCCGTCGGTGGGGTCGGTGAAGCCGCCGATCATCCGCAGCGTGGTGGTCTTGCCGCAGCCGGAGGGGCCGAGGAGCGAGAAGAACTCGCCGGGGGCGATGTCCAGGGAGAGCTCGTGCACGGCATGGGAGTCGCCGTAGCTCTTGCTGATCCCGTCGAGCCGGACGGCGGGTGCGGGGGTCTTTGTCGGCGCGGTGGTGGAGGTGGGGGTGGAGTCGGCGGGGGTGGTGTGGTGCGAGGAGGCGGTGGGCGTCACGGTGTCACTTCCCGGAGAGCAGATCGAGGCCGCCGCGACGACCGAACAGGCGCGGGATGAAGAGGGCGAGGACGATGAGGGCGATCGAGCCGGCGAGCATCAGGGTGCCCACGGCGTTGATGGTGGGCTGGACCCCGAAGCGGATCGCCGAGTAGATCCGCACGGACAGCGGCTGCGGGTCGACTCCGGTGGTGAAGTAGGCGAGGACGAAGTCGTCGAAGACCAGGGCGAAGACCAGGACCCCCGATGCCAGGATGCTGGGCAGCAGCGCGGGCAGGGTGACCAGCCGCAGGGTCTGCCGGCGGGTGGCGCCCAGGTCCATCGCCGCTTCCTCGGTCTCCGGGTTGAGTGCGGCGATCCGGGAGCGCAGGACGACCGTCACATAGGAGATGGAGAATGTGATCTCGGCGAGCATCACCGTCGTGGTGGACAGGGTGATGCCCACGCCCTTGAAGAGCAGCATGGCCGCGACCCCGGTGACGATCTCCGGGGTGATCAGGGGGATGAGCATGATCAGTCCGGCGAGGGAGCCGAGCCGGCTTCGGCAGCGCACCAGTCCGAGGGCCAGCGTCACCCCCAGCACCAGCGAGCCGGCCATGGCCACCAGCGAGACCCGCAGGCTCATGTCGAGTGACGCGAGCAGATGGTCGTCGCGGAGGAAGGCTTCGTACCAGCGGAGGCTGAAGTCCTTGAACACCGTCAGGGACTTCTGGGAGTTGAAGGAG
The Streptomyces tirandamycinicus DNA segment above includes these coding regions:
- a CDS encoding fatty acid CoA ligase family protein, which produces MSGTVTGTTRNASLAELLARHAARTPGRTAVVHPARRQGSSGPPAYTSVGYGDFAARVTACAAGLRARGIGRGTRTALLVTPGADLLVLVFALMHTGAVPVVVDPGMGLGRMLDCIRRVGVQAFIGVPSAHLLRRLRPRAFAGVKSVITLPREDGLGELAALGAGRPHLPPQASGPDDIALIGYTTGSTGPAKPVEITVGMLRGMAHGVEAGHFTADMTSTLVTMPLMGVFDLAAGRTVVVPRMNMGRVGAADPVVLTDAIRRFGVNAMFASPALLGPLSAHLAETGARVPSLRLIVSGGAPVSPGLMSALRAVLPHDADVFSTYGSTEALPMALVESREALAGPADGPAAALGVCVGRPAPGATVRTIEVSDGPVPFWTPGLPVAEGEIGEIVVSGQAVSPRYFRSPGADAAHKIQDGGRRWHRTGDVGWIDGEGRIWFCGRKSHRVRTANGDLHTVRCEGVFNAHPQVRRTALVGFGPHGEQRPVLCVELEADAGPGHWPRIERELRALGAGNPVTKGIDDFLPHPAFPVDIRHNAKIRRELLAGWAEDRLTGSRRPAAADRALRAVPLLGWAYLAAWPLLPWDHVALTALWWIDAFLSVVVHALQIPSALRMEQELATGRRPWATAALTMLFGATWWRRRGGRPKGAAA
- a CDS encoding NAD-dependent epimerase/dehydratase family protein, which produces MKVLVTGASGFLGSHIVDACLRAGDTVRVLVREESDLGHLRTVAGVEFAYGDLRDTASLRRATAGVDVVHHSAARVTDRGTRAQFRDENVRGTERLMAAARRAGARRFVFISSPSALMGVRGGDQLGIDESEPYPARHLNLYSETKAEAERLVLAADRREFTTVALRPRAVWGPRDTSGFMPRLIAKMMTGRLPDLSGGRPVYASLCYCENAADACVRAARADGVGGRAYFIADREPVEVWSMLAVLAGRFGGKPPTRQVSLGLLRALAATADTLWKLPPLARHSSPPLSRYTLALLTRSATYDTSAARRDLAPPPVAHDVGMARLEAWIDGIGGVNEYIRKVR
- a CDS encoding non-ribosomal peptide synthetase, translating into MSRQHAAVSGGAGTGSLGRAVFRRPVSPTEWSYLAAARLGGELLVLQLVVEGTGPIDALALGRAVAEASASCPGSRLVRRGRMWADSGTPPRVVVAEGTPLDRTALTGAPELVAPLAHAEGRPACEVLLLTGEPGTVVFRASHAVMDLKGVSVWAAEVFRALRGEPPRGAADPLTDHALLDAVGRTGQRPRLGLDRRSPLGGRPGSGAVWRRRTVPGRHPALAAKVAAAVAEGVPGPAARIMVPVDLRRHAPGVSSTANLALPVFLDVPSGQSANAVQRRLLGALASRRELAGGAESALARLPLPAAAALLGASRAATRARHRYPASAIVSNAGRLTPADFQAGGFTARTVYALPVHAPLVPVSIALLELPEHIELVVSARGAADVGERCEALLDRIGSALGADAPASCPPPPAAPREPGAAELLLAPGPGGLPSLDDSVVQQFRAQVARRPDAPAVLGDGLRWSYAELDRRSDAVAAALLARGVRRGEVVGVLADRSALGLAGVWGVLKAGAAFLPVDVRNPARRVEELLCDAEARICLAERAWCDRAQGSGCTTLLLEHVAGDGATADERGRAALAAAAPGPDDLAYVIYTSGSTGRPKGVQIEHRSLTNVVGWIAPFMRCDEETRAAYSFSPGFDLSVMQIFAPLVHGGAVVPVPGELDHVKLRELFSGRLANTLGMTPTHLDLAWRLGVRATHIRALQSGGENLTTATSDRARASFGPDCLFVNVYGPTEATVACTVAVVGDGDGTGRPSAPIGVPVHRTSLAVLDERGQEVPDGEPGELHVTGVQLARGYLGRPDLTAERFVYLPDGRRAYRTGDLVLRLPDGQLEYAGRIDSQVKIRGHRVEPGEVEAALTALPDIAQAAVVARRRNDTGAQALCAFVVPVRGSAVFDEAAVRADLGRSLPSHLVPTVVCTVTRLPETTSGKTDRGALPNPFDGAPAPTEAPDVPDPATGPRPEGAADEPDPGVAAVTAGIWARVLRCDAADLDASSDFHALGGDSLLVLEMLAALGRELPGRDAEQRFLTRLGPLSDTLTLGRVVEAVEALRSES
- a CDS encoding formyltransferase family protein, with protein sequence MIFVGEGALLWRAVRHTLDSGLPVDLVCGPPPAVNAARPDVPFRAATDVNSVAAELVAASTDGVVWSLNNRMIFRAPVLSSGLRVLNVHHGPLPAYRGLPAVALVYAMLRGEREFAATLHQVDAGIDTGPVLAADRYPIGPDEPFHTVLRRGLQICHGLFERCLPLVAADPAWNGGPDRPGGAGPGGYFGRRELARLPRYRDHPNFGRATDLGFLAGYLPELAAVLG